One Mercurialis annua linkage group LG3, ddMerAnnu1.2, whole genome shotgun sequence DNA window includes the following coding sequences:
- the LOC126672773 gene encoding uncharacterized protein LOC126672773, with product MWTINDFPAYSMLASWSTSERLACPHCMENTHAFTLKGSRKQSWFDCHRKFLPPGHPYRRNTTQFRKGKTINKEFKQPKTGEELLAEVDSLGFMKAYEIGAEKNNAAKSENYGWNKKNHAKSREELNDICDRPELAKNPVTGRFPKAMYALDKDGKKALLEWIKLIRFPDGYASNLSRCVDTIGLKMHGMKSHDCHIFMQRLLPIALRELLPKEVWEPLTELSIFFRELTSTSLTEKDLDRMRLEIPKILCKLERIFPPSFFDSMEHLPVHLPIYIDMSCSLTEACGIRYLRKLEKKVNNKGRVERSISSGYLNEETAKFAAYYFSEGDPMIPERPQRNEVYDIEVDDDVDRLSIFKPHGQSVGACRKRYLEDSEIVADRTYVLLNYSEIENYREVFEGELRRENPEISISQIEAKFESQFAYWFQQHVQDPTVCTNPFILSLAKGPLRSVKTFKGYRVNRFKFQTQAYGEEQLTMNSGVCVKGTQYVDSENDFYGMTVLFKCEWFDPARNSGTISNKKYNMVDINNRKRYNKYEPFILTEQADQVHYLPYPSKRRDKLNWWAVCRTKARSELDMPEGIIPAFQDVIEENPLIVATDDNSTYLADDNGEAEEDALFVPPDETESDFIASSSDGDEIEEL from the exons atgtggacaattaatgattttcccGCTTATTCCATGTTGGCTAGCTGGAGCACATCTGAGAGACTGGCTTGCCCTCACTGCATGGAAAATACGCATGCTTTCACGCTTAAAGGGAGTAGAAAACAGTCGTGGTTTGACTGCCACAGAAAGTTCTTGCCTCCTGGTCACCCGTACCGTCGTAACACAACTCAATTCCGTAAAGGGAAAACCATAAACAAAGAATTCAAACAGCCGAAAACCGGAGAAGAATTATTGGCAGAGGTGGACAGTCTGGGGTTTATGAAGGCATATGAAATTGGGGCTGAGAAAAACAATGCTGCGAAGTCGGAAAATTatggttggaataaaaaaa accatgcaaaatctagAGAAGAGTTGAATGACATATGTGATAGGCCGGAGTTAGCAAAAAATCCGGTTACTGGGAGATTTCCTAAGGCGATGTATGCTTTGGACAAGGACGGAAAAAAAGCTTTACTTGAGTGGATTAAGTTAATAAGATTTCCAGATGGCTACGCGTCCAACTTGTCCAGATGTGTCGATACAATCGGtctgaaaatgcatggaatgaaaagtcacgaCTGCCACATTTTTATGCAAAGACTTCTGCCAATCGCTCTCCGTGAGCTATTACCGAAGGAAGTCTGGGAGCCTTTAACAGAGTTGAGTATCTTCTTTCGTGAGTTAACCTCCACGTCTCTAACAGAGAAAGATCTAGATCGTATGAGGTTGGAAATCCCAAAGATACTGTGCAAGCTGGAACGTATTTTTCCgcccagcttttttgactccaTGGAACATCTACCCGTGCATCTACc TATATATATTGACATGTCATGTTCACTAACTGAGGCATGTGGAATCAGATATTTGAGAAAGCTGGAAAAAAAAGTTAACAATAAAGGGAGGGTAGAAAGAAGCATCAGTAGCGGATACTTgaatgaagaaaccgcaaaATTTGCAGCTTATTACTTTTCAGAAGGTGACCCAATGATACCTGAGCGGCCGCAAAGGAATGAAGTTTATGACATTGAAGTCGACGACGATGTCGACAGACTATCTATTTTCAAGCCGCACGGGCAATCAGTGGGTGCTTGCCGCAAGAGATATCTTGAAGATTCTGAGATTGTTGCTGACCGGACATATGTTCTGTTGAATTattcagaaattgaaaattacagagA GGTTTTCGAAGGCGAGTTGCGTAGAGAAAACCCTGAAATCAGCATCTCGCAAATTGAAGCGAAGTTCGAGAGTCAATTTGCCTACTGGTTTCAACAACAC GTGCAAGATCCAACTGTTTGTACTAATCCCTTTATTCTTAGTCTCGCTAAAGGACCTCTTAGATCAGTAAAAACATTTAAGGGATACCGTGTAAACAGATTTAAGTTTCAGACGCAAGCTTATGGGGAGGAACAGCTTACTATGAATAGTGGAGTCTGCGTGAAGGGAACTCAATATGTCGACagcgaaaatgacttttatgga ATGACTGTCTTATTTAAATGCGAGTGGTTCGACCCAGCACGAAATTCTGGCACaattagtaacaaaaaatacaacatggtgGATATTAATAACAGAAAGAGATACAATAAGTATGAACCATTCATCTTAACCGAACAGGCCGACCAGGTTCATTACCTGCCATATCCGAGTAAAAGAAGGGATAAattaaattggtgggcagtttgcaggACAAAGGCAAGATCTgaacttgacatgcccgagGGGATTATCCCGGCTTTTCAAGACGTgatagaagaaaatcctctcatTGTTGCAACGGACGACAATTCGACATATTTAGCTGATGACAATGGAGAAGCTGAAGAAGATGCGTTGTTCGTGCCTCCTGATGAAACAGAATCTGACTTTAtcgcatcctcatcagacgGAGATGAAATTGAAGAACTTTAG